In Parasegetibacter sp. NRK P23, a single genomic region encodes these proteins:
- a CDS encoding PleD family two-component system response regulator, translating to MAKILLAEDDELMQKIVQKVLTRENYEVDIVTNGKEAFEKLEESNYGYDLVITDLMMPYANGFEIISKLKNNPSQKPVSVIIVSNASNEDMIMESFKLGADDFLKKPIIPAELLIRVKRLLMK from the coding sequence ATGGCGAAAATTCTATTAGCGGAAGACGATGAACTGATGCAGAAAATCGTCCAGAAAGTACTCACCCGCGAAAACTACGAAGTTGATATTGTCACCAACGGCAAAGAGGCCTTTGAGAAGCTCGAAGAAAGCAATTACGGGTATGATCTCGTGATCACCGACCTGATGATGCCTTATGCCAACGGCTTTGAAATTATCAGTAAACTCAAGAACAACCCCAGCCAAAAGCCGGTTTCCGTGATCATCGTTTCCAACGCGAGCAACGAAGACATGATTATGGAAAGTTTTAAACTGGGTGCCGACGATTTCCTGAAGAAACCCATCATTCCCGCGGAACTCCTGATCCGCGTGAAAAGATTGTTGATGAAATAG
- a CDS encoding glycosyltransferase: MYGIWEILMQAYEQSVFVYGMTLLFTYAVLAILSMLAVRAYARRNRYYQEDILMGSPLAPGITVLAPAFNEGLTIIYNVRSLLTLNYSRYEIIIINDGSTDDTLAQLISEFELEPIEFAYNARIQTKPVRKFYKSSNPAYAKLMVIDKVNGKSKADAVNAGINAAAFDYFLCSDVDCILHKDTMQELIKPVIQEKKKRVIAVGATLRLANSCEFDEGVMVRMRPPKNLLARFQEVEYIRSFVLGKMGWSVLNAVPNVSGGLGMFDKEVAIKCGGYDHASFGEDMELITRMCRYALDNQIDYAIKYIPKTLCWTEGPASVKIFMRQRTRWARGLAQLMFAHFKMFLNPRYKRMGLIVVPYNFFFELIAPIIEVTGIIYYIVMAVLGYINWPFALLLLAFVYTYSVMITTVAIVWDQLTFRYYKTWKEVGLLCLTPFLEFLLYHPLVVFFSLRGYYYFLTGKKSTWGNMQRQGFKQKAKTVTAQSAA, encoded by the coding sequence ATGTACGGAATCTGGGAAATACTGATGCAGGCCTATGAGCAAAGCGTATTCGTTTACGGCATGACCTTGCTGTTCACTTATGCCGTGCTGGCCATCCTCTCCATGCTGGCCGTGCGCGCCTACGCGCGCCGCAACCGTTATTACCAGGAAGATATCCTGATGGGCTCTCCCCTTGCGCCGGGCATTACCGTGCTGGCGCCCGCTTTCAACGAGGGACTCACCATTATTTATAACGTTCGCTCCCTGCTCACCCTCAACTATTCGAGGTACGAGATCATCATCATCAACGATGGGAGCACCGATGATACCCTCGCACAACTGATCTCCGAATTCGAACTGGAACCTATAGAATTCGCTTATAACGCGCGTATTCAAACCAAACCGGTCCGCAAGTTTTACAAGTCTTCCAACCCCGCTTACGCTAAGTTGATGGTAATCGACAAAGTGAACGGGAAAAGTAAGGCCGATGCCGTGAACGCCGGTATCAACGCGGCGGCTTTCGATTATTTCCTCTGCTCCGATGTGGATTGCATCCTCCACAAGGATACCATGCAGGAACTCATCAAACCCGTGATCCAGGAGAAAAAGAAACGGGTGATCGCCGTGGGCGCCACGCTCCGCCTCGCCAACTCCTGCGAATTTGATGAAGGCGTAATGGTCAGGATGCGTCCGCCAAAGAACCTGCTCGCGCGTTTCCAGGAAGTGGAGTACATCCGCTCTTTCGTACTGGGAAAAATGGGCTGGAGCGTACTGAACGCCGTGCCGAACGTGTCGGGCGGTTTGGGTATGTTCGACAAAGAAGTGGCCATCAAATGCGGGGGTTACGACCATGCTTCTTTCGGAGAAGATATGGAACTGATCACCAGGATGTGCCGGTACGCCCTCGATAACCAGATCGACTACGCCATTAAATACATTCCCAAAACCTTGTGCTGGACCGAAGGGCCCGCTTCCGTGAAGATATTCATGCGCCAGCGGACCCGCTGGGCCAGGGGACTTGCGCAACTGATGTTCGCGCACTTCAAGATGTTCCTGAATCCGCGTTACAAAAGAATGGGACTCATCGTGGTGCCTTACAACTTCTTCTTTGAACTCATCGCGCCCATCATTGAAGTAACGGGTATTATTTATTATATCGTGATGGCCGTACTGGGTTATATCAATTGGCCGTTCGCGTTGTTGCTGCTGGCTTTCGTGTATACTTATTCGGTCATGATCACCACCGTGGCCATCGTTTGGGACCAGCTCACTTTCCGTTATTACAAAACATGGAAAGAAGTAGGATTGCTTTGTCTTACGCCTTTCCTCGAATTCTTGTTATACCATCCGCTCGTTGTATTCTTTTCCCTCCGTGGCTACTACTACTTCCTGACCGGGAAGAAAAGTACCTGGGGCAACATGCAGCGGCAGGGCTTTAAACAGAAAGCAAAAACAGTAACCGCGCAGTCGGCCGCATAA
- a CDS encoding response regulator — protein MKKFKTIKSRLYGGFALALLLVIAGGILSYFTINSQVSQAGWVEHTYKVMNQTEQIQRLVFEMEASRRGFRATGDKKFLGPYYLSLPQVPAALAQLKILTEDNPLQFNTTVRLERHVNDLLVFWRGIGEEPLPRDRITKITEEEVGKMSLIRDDIAKIMNDERTLLADRNKENKFSSNRSLNIILLNTAIIIAIALTLMAVTFKELSSRLGAQEELRGKLNEVVALNKMATEKNWLLSGMSEMNGSLQGITNMKDVADKALFALVKYLEVPGGALYYYDGEKEELSCYAGVALPANAPQTVRLGEGVIGTAVTKRTPTVLKGIPEGYWKLSSSLGAARPDSLVCVPLWMDNELKGVIELATFSEMLPQQMQLIEVVSSTIAIAMNVASARSRVMTLLNEVQLQKEVLETQQEELRQSNEELTRQSEILQASEEELRVQEEELRQVNAEMMENNKALEFAREELSKKARELELNSRYKSEFLANMSHELRTPLNSVLILAKILQENKQENLTPKQMEYAGIIHKSGTDLLTLINDILDLSKIEAGKVDFNFEKTSLADMFASQEQLFQVVADEKKISFEQELKPGTPAHIVTDRQRVEQVIRNLLSNAFKFTPAGGTIKLVAEQKREGFVHFSVIDNGVGIPADKQQLIFEAFRQVDGSTSRKYGGTGLGLSISRELVSRLSGEISLRSEEGKGSIFSFSIPVTPDISAEEIKAEKEALEEDAFLPPLSMPVFGDENDLPQQSIVEDDRDKLEKNERPVLIVEDDAAFAGIVRDFARGKGYKTIVALTGDEGLYCARKYRPSAIILDMGLPVIDGNSLLKILKNNEELKDILVHVISANEVSGMVMNNVQGYSQKPLEMHDLESVFSGITSMLEEGFKKVLVISSDERNKHGVLENLSKERKLSTSFTRVKDTNEALAQLEHEKFDCVLVHCEGDMAMAANELKRIREKMGTTAAPIIVLLATDITQAIEVQLRKYADAIIRQSAQSRDRLMDELELFLFKVKEIQTSTRPVGHAAINNSVLKGKKILLADDDMRNVFSLSALLDEQGIEVVSAGDGNEALEMLQQNPDVHLVLMDIMMPGMDGYEAMRRIRLNPRHTNLPVIALTAKAMAGDREKCIEAGASDYISKPVENNKLLSLLRVWLS, from the coding sequence ATGAAAAAATTCAAGACGATTAAATCCAGGTTGTACGGCGGTTTTGCTTTAGCGCTGCTATTGGTGATTGCCGGAGGTATCCTTTCCTACTTTACCATCAACAGCCAGGTGAGCCAGGCTGGCTGGGTGGAACACACTTATAAAGTAATGAACCAGACCGAACAGATTCAACGGCTGGTTTTTGAAATGGAAGCTTCAAGGCGTGGATTCCGCGCCACCGGCGATAAAAAATTTCTTGGCCCCTATTACCTTTCGCTCCCCCAGGTGCCCGCTGCGCTGGCGCAGTTGAAAATACTCACGGAAGATAATCCCCTTCAGTTCAACACTACTGTACGGCTGGAACGTCATGTTAATGATTTGCTGGTGTTCTGGCGCGGCATTGGCGAGGAACCACTTCCCAGGGATCGTATTACTAAGATTACTGAAGAAGAAGTGGGAAAGATGTCGTTGATCAGGGATGATATCGCGAAAATCATGAATGACGAAAGAACCCTGCTGGCCGACCGCAACAAAGAAAATAAATTCTCCAGCAACAGGTCGCTGAACATTATTCTGCTGAATACGGCCATTATTATCGCCATCGCCCTGACGCTGATGGCCGTCACTTTTAAGGAACTTTCCAGCAGGCTCGGCGCCCAGGAAGAGCTCCGGGGCAAACTGAATGAAGTGGTGGCCCTGAATAAAATGGCCACGGAAAAGAACTGGCTGCTATCCGGTATGTCGGAAATGAACGGGAGTTTACAGGGCATCACCAATATGAAAGACGTGGCCGATAAGGCGCTGTTCGCTCTGGTGAAATACCTGGAAGTACCTGGCGGCGCACTATATTATTATGATGGGGAGAAGGAAGAATTGTCCTGTTACGCGGGCGTGGCCCTGCCTGCCAATGCCCCGCAAACCGTGAGATTAGGCGAAGGTGTGATTGGTACAGCCGTTACCAAACGAACACCCACTGTTCTGAAAGGTATTCCCGAAGGGTATTGGAAATTGTCTTCTTCACTCGGTGCTGCCCGTCCCGACTCACTCGTATGCGTCCCCTTGTGGATGGACAATGAACTGAAAGGTGTGATAGAACTGGCTACTTTCAGTGAAATGCTCCCCCAGCAGATGCAATTGATCGAGGTGGTGTCTTCTACGATAGCGATCGCCATGAACGTGGCATCGGCCCGCTCCAGGGTGATGACGCTCCTCAACGAAGTGCAGTTGCAGAAAGAAGTGCTGGAAACCCAGCAGGAAGAACTGCGCCAGTCGAACGAAGAACTTACCCGCCAGTCCGAAATATTGCAGGCTTCCGAAGAAGAACTCCGCGTGCAGGAAGAGGAACTGCGCCAGGTGAACGCGGAGATGATGGAAAACAATAAGGCCCTGGAATTCGCCAGGGAAGAACTTTCTAAGAAAGCCAGGGAACTGGAACTGAACAGCCGCTACAAATCGGAGTTCCTCGCCAACATGAGCCACGAATTGAGGACACCGCTGAACAGTGTGCTGATCCTCGCGAAAATATTGCAGGAGAACAAACAGGAGAACCTGACGCCGAAACAAATGGAGTACGCGGGCATCATCCACAAATCCGGTACCGACCTGCTCACGCTGATCAACGACATCCTGGACCTCTCCAAGATCGAAGCGGGAAAAGTGGATTTCAATTTCGAAAAAACTTCACTCGCCGATATGTTCGCCAGCCAGGAACAACTGTTCCAGGTGGTGGCGGATGAAAAGAAGATCAGTTTCGAGCAGGAACTGAAACCAGGAACGCCCGCGCATATTGTTACCGACAGGCAACGGGTGGAACAGGTGATCCGCAACCTGCTCTCCAACGCGTTCAAGTTCACCCCCGCTGGCGGTACCATTAAACTGGTGGCCGAACAAAAAAGAGAAGGGTTCGTGCATTTCTCGGTGATCGACAACGGGGTAGGGATTCCTGCCGATAAGCAACAGCTGATCTTCGAAGCATTCCGCCAGGTGGATGGCTCCACCAGCAGAAAATATGGCGGAACCGGGCTCGGACTTTCCATCAGCCGCGAACTGGTTTCCAGGTTGTCCGGTGAAATCAGCCTGCGCAGCGAAGAAGGAAAGGGGAGTATCTTCAGTTTTTCCATTCCTGTTACGCCCGATATCAGCGCGGAAGAAATAAAAGCCGAAAAAGAAGCATTGGAAGAGGATGCATTTCTTCCTCCGCTGTCCATGCCTGTGTTCGGCGATGAAAATGATCTTCCGCAGCAATCCATCGTGGAAGACGACCGGGATAAACTTGAAAAAAACGAGCGTCCCGTGCTGATCGTGGAAGATGATGCCGCCTTCGCCGGAATCGTGCGCGATTTCGCAAGGGGTAAGGGATACAAAACCATCGTGGCGCTTACGGGGGATGAAGGTTTGTATTGCGCGAGGAAATACCGTCCTTCCGCCATCATTTTAGATATGGGGCTTCCCGTTATCGACGGGAACAGCCTCCTTAAGATTCTCAAAAACAACGAAGAACTGAAAGATATTCTCGTCCACGTGATCTCCGCGAACGAAGTGTCGGGCATGGTGATGAACAATGTACAGGGTTACTCGCAGAAACCACTTGAAATGCATGACCTTGAATCGGTATTCTCCGGCATTACCTCCATGTTGGAAGAAGGGTTTAAAAAAGTGCTGGTGATTTCGTCCGATGAAAGGAATAAGCACGGCGTACTGGAAAATTTAAGCAAAGAGCGGAAATTATCGACCAGCTTCACCAGGGTTAAGGATACCAACGAAGCTTTGGCCCAATTGGAGCATGAAAAATTCGATTGTGTGCTGGTGCACTGCGAAGGGGATATGGCAATGGCCGCGAATGAACTGAAAAGGATACGCGAAAAAATGGGCACAACGGCCGCCCCGATCATTGTACTGCTTGCCACTGACATTACCCAGGCAATTGAAGTGCAGCTCCGCAAATACGCGGATGCCATCATCAGGCAATCCGCGCAATCGCGCGACCGCCTCATGGATGAACTGGAACTGTTCCTGTTCAAGGTGAAAGAAATACAAACAAGTACACGCCCGGTTGGACATGCAGCCATCAACAACTCCGTGTTGAAGGGTAAAAAAATATTGCTCGCCGATGACGATATGCGTAACGTATTCTCCCTTAGCGCATTGCTGGATGAGCAGGGCATAGAAGTGGTTTCCGCGGGAGATGGGAACGAGGCCCTGGAAATGCTGCAGCAGAACCCCGACGTACACCTGGTGCTGATGGACATTATGATGCCTGGAATGGACGGCTATGAAGCCATGCGCCGCATCCGGCTCAATCCGCGCCATACCAACCTTCCCGTAATCGCACTCACGGCCAAGGCAATGGCAGGCGATAGGGAAAAATGTATTGAAGCAGGTGCTTCCGATTATATCTCAAAACCCGTTGAAAACAACAAACTACTGTCTTTATTGCGGGTTTGGTTATCGTAA
- a CDS encoding HEAT repeat domain-containing protein translates to MYIIDRFLDEFSYAPPIIKIALVSIILAVLFTITAYLSILYGRYKGFVRDKKLSRAIPVIDQLILENVLMNEELASDMPVEQININTEGFAPILNSRWGRQATIDRIINFRKNLRGKTGDLLRQLYLQLELEKESFRKMKSRKWYRKVQALSEFANLDIPIADVSILPLTNSRNRELRAAARHAYIKLSKNEPFKFFDVVTEPLLQWDQIELFRIITTTENISIPNFAKWITYSPNKSIVSFCLKLVVHFNQLAAVPAVVKLLETKDHYLRANAINCLGKLRVEEVEEKLVKIYSSQPLDCQIEILKALGRINTGNYTDFLKNEFLHSTDFDIRKHAARSLVKNQQRSKALIEELINTSTPENKLILKHSLNPLIKY, encoded by the coding sequence ATGTATATTATTGACCGATTTTTAGACGAATTCAGCTATGCGCCCCCTATCATCAAGATAGCGCTCGTAAGCATTATACTGGCCGTGCTCTTTACGATCACCGCCTATCTCTCCATTCTGTACGGACGGTACAAGGGTTTCGTGCGAGATAAAAAATTGTCGCGTGCCATCCCCGTTATCGACCAGCTCATCCTCGAAAACGTACTCATGAACGAGGAACTGGCTTCCGACATGCCCGTGGAGCAGATAAATATCAATACAGAAGGGTTTGCGCCCATACTCAACAGCCGCTGGGGCCGACAGGCCACCATCGACAGGATCATCAATTTCAGGAAAAACCTCCGGGGCAAAACCGGTGACCTGCTCCGGCAATTGTACCTCCAGCTTGAGCTTGAAAAAGAATCGTTCCGCAAAATGAAATCCCGGAAATGGTACCGCAAAGTGCAGGCCCTTTCCGAATTCGCCAACCTCGATATTCCCATTGCCGACGTAAGCATCCTGCCCCTTACCAACTCGCGCAACCGCGAACTAAGGGCCGCCGCGCGTCACGCTTATATCAAACTGAGTAAAAACGAACCTTTCAAATTCTTTGATGTGGTCACGGAACCCCTGTTGCAGTGGGACCAGATCGAACTTTTCCGCATCATTACCACTACGGAAAATATTTCCATCCCCAACTTCGCGAAATGGATCACCTATTCACCCAATAAAAGCATTGTATCCTTCTGTCTAAAACTGGTGGTGCATTTCAACCAGCTGGCAGCCGTTCCGGCCGTAGTCAAACTTTTAGAAACGAAGGACCATTACCTCCGCGCCAACGCCATCAATTGCCTGGGTAAACTCCGGGTGGAAGAAGTAGAAGAAAAATTGGTGAAGATATACAGCAGTCAGCCGCTGGATTGTCAGATCGAAATACTGAAGGCCCTGGGAAGGATCAATACGGGGAACTATACGGATTTCCTGAAGAACGAATTCCTCCACTCCACCGATTTCGACATCCGCAAACACGCGGCCAGATCCCTGGTGAAAAACCAGCAAAGGTCGAAAGCGCTGATTGAGGAACTGATCAACACCTCAACCCCGGAAAATAAACTGATATTGAAACACAGCCTGAACCCGCTAATCAAATACTAG
- a CDS encoding protein-glutamate O-methyltransferase CheR, whose amino-acid sequence MNEEISAQDYIEITDIIEQRHGYDFSRYAPASLKRRILRFMESRHINSFYDLKYKLINEADFFHQMLQYITVNVTEMFRDPQFYKFMREQIIPVLASYPIIKIWHAGCSTGEEVFSMCILLHEAGLLERSVIYATDLNPSNLEKAESGIVPLKYMKEYTQNYIQSGGTAEFSNYYTAHYENILINKELRKNISFFQHSLVSDQAFHEFHLVVCRNVLIYFNRDLQKRVLELFNESLAPLGFLALGIKESLMVSGAQPHFETVNPYLKIYRKKN is encoded by the coding sequence ATGAATGAAGAGATCAGCGCACAGGATTATATAGAAATCACCGATATCATCGAACAGCGGCATGGGTACGATTTTTCCCGGTATGCCCCTGCTTCCCTGAAAAGAAGAATTCTTCGATTCATGGAGAGCAGGCACATCAATTCTTTTTATGATCTCAAGTATAAACTAATCAACGAAGCGGATTTTTTTCACCAGATGTTACAATACATCACGGTGAACGTGACCGAAATGTTCAGGGACCCGCAATTCTATAAGTTCATGCGGGAGCAGATCATCCCCGTGCTGGCTTCTTATCCCATCATCAAGATATGGCACGCGGGTTGCTCCACCGGAGAAGAGGTGTTTTCCATGTGTATCCTGTTGCACGAAGCGGGCTTGCTGGAAAGATCGGTGATTTATGCCACCGACCTCAATCCATCCAACCTGGAAAAGGCTGAGTCCGGTATCGTGCCGCTCAAATACATGAAGGAATACACCCAGAACTATATTCAATCCGGGGGAACCGCTGAGTTTTCCAATTATTACACTGCCCATTACGAGAATATCCTGATCAATAAAGAGCTCCGGAAGAATATTTCTTTTTTTCAGCATAGTCTGGTATCCGACCAGGCTTTTCATGAGTTCCACCTGGTGGTATGCCGGAACGTGCTCATTTATTTTAACCGGGACCTGCAAAAAAGGGTGCTGGAACTTTTCAATGAAAGCCTGGCGCCCCTTGGGTTCCTGGCCCTGGGCATCAAAGAATCACTGATGGTTTCAGGTGCGCAGCCGCATTTTGAGACCGTTAATCCTTACCTGAAAATTTATAGGAAAAAGAACTGA
- a CDS encoding chemotaxis protein CheB: MAADKYDIIMIGGSAGSLHVISELIDALPESFQTPVVVVMHRLRNVQSEMTRLVSDKRRLKEPEDKEFIAAGTMYLAPQNYHLMVEADKSFALDYSELVNYSRPSIDVSFQSTAPVYESRALVILLSGANKDGAAGVASVLEHGGTALVQRPDLAEYKSMPEAALRMNSNAQGLSITEMISFIKDNCK, from the coding sequence ATGGCGGCAGATAAATACGATATCATCATGATAGGGGGATCAGCGGGAAGTTTACATGTAATTTCGGAACTGATCGACGCGTTGCCCGAATCTTTCCAGACGCCCGTAGTCGTGGTGATGCACCGTCTCCGCAACGTACAGAGCGAAATGACGAGATTGGTTTCAGACAAAAGAAGGCTGAAAGAACCGGAAGACAAAGAGTTCATCGCTGCCGGAACCATGTACCTTGCGCCACAGAACTATCACCTGATGGTAGAGGCGGACAAAAGTTTCGCCCTCGACTATTCAGAATTGGTGAATTACAGCCGGCCATCCATAGACGTTAGCTTTCAATCCACCGCCCCCGTATATGAATCCAGGGCACTCGTGATTCTGCTCAGCGGCGCGAATAAGGATGGTGCCGCAGGCGTGGCTTCCGTGCTGGAACATGGCGGAACGGCGTTGGTACAAAGGCCCGACCTGGCCGAATACAAGAGCATGCCCGAAGCGGCCCTCCGCATGAACAGCAACGCGCAAGGGCTGTCGATAACCGAGATGATCAGTTTTATCAAAGACAATTGCAAATAA